A region of Maridesulfovibrio bastinii DSM 16055 DNA encodes the following proteins:
- the lptE gene encoding LPS assembly lipoprotein LptE produces MQILKTMKRLTAFMLLIFVLAGCGYQNSATQPNMLSKGFTKVSFGKVKNPTLDRWLEPAMRSQIRDEITNRGQLQWVDKAEAEALINLKIISLEDSNGIRGDKDETLKYEETLRVQMSITNPTDGRTIWNSGTVEVSESYLPNNEPATQQLVVKLMSRRLVDRLNQAY; encoded by the coding sequence ATGCAGATCCTTAAAACAATGAAAAGACTTACTGCCTTCATGCTGCTCATTTTCGTCCTTGCAGGATGCGGCTATCAGAATTCCGCCACTCAGCCCAACATGCTTTCCAAAGGATTTACGAAAGTATCCTTCGGCAAAGTAAAAAACCCCACTCTCGACCGTTGGCTTGAGCCGGCGATGCGTTCTCAAATCAGGGATGAAATCACTAACAGGGGCCAACTTCAGTGGGTAGATAAAGCTGAAGCCGAAGCTCTCATCAATCTCAAAATAATCAGCCTTGAGGACTCTAACGGAATCCGCGGTGACAAGGATGAAACCCTCAAATACGAGGAAACCCTTCGGGTACAGATGTCCATTACCAATCCAACTGATGGAAGGACTATCTGGAATTCAGGAACGGTGGAAGTTTCCGAAAGCTATTTGCCCAACAACGAGCCTGCAACTCAGCAGCTGGTTGTAAAGCTGATGTCACGTAGACTTGTAGACAGACTCAATCAGGCCTATTAA
- the holA gene encoding DNA polymerase III subunit delta, which yields MSRPGYMFLICPDAQMLHEQINSILSAPGNSDFEKKVYWAEDDLSPQFWDDLTLQTLFGGSKAVILRKAHTLKAAQWDSLDKAVSGLSDSSMLFLCLEGEWKGKKQALPAVVKRRKCWQHAEKQKWVWASPGLDENTIKKFVNDWSRQTGISFQNGVQQALCSALPRDARAARLELDKMELAAGDEKVLEHEHLEVIPFNEEMEFFTFMDRLSQGGDPVSLWQRVLTNHTEKDSMFFLLAASLTREARSLWMILNGEGSEVKMPAFIRNKKEALARRIGPARVARIFDIVLEAELGIKSGNRKPEQALELMVASLTTLFAPPARNIRR from the coding sequence ATGTCAAGACCAGGATATATGTTCCTTATCTGTCCTGATGCACAAATGCTGCATGAACAGATAAATTCAATTCTTTCCGCTCCGGGAAATTCAGATTTTGAAAAAAAAGTTTACTGGGCTGAAGATGATCTTTCTCCTCAATTCTGGGACGATCTTACATTACAGACTCTTTTCGGCGGTTCAAAAGCAGTTATCCTCCGCAAAGCCCACACTTTGAAGGCCGCCCAATGGGACAGTCTTGATAAAGCCGTTTCCGGTCTCAGTGACAGCTCCATGCTGTTTTTGTGCCTCGAGGGAGAATGGAAAGGTAAAAAGCAGGCTCTCCCGGCTGTAGTAAAACGCAGAAAATGCTGGCAGCATGCTGAAAAACAGAAATGGGTATGGGCTTCTCCCGGTCTTGATGAAAATACCATTAAGAAATTTGTAAATGACTGGTCCAGACAGACTGGAATTTCATTTCAAAACGGAGTGCAGCAGGCCTTATGTTCCGCTCTGCCCCGTGATGCCCGTGCAGCCCGGCTGGAGCTCGATAAAATGGAGCTTGCGGCTGGTGATGAAAAAGTTCTTGAACACGAACACCTTGAAGTAATTCCTTTTAATGAGGAAATGGAATTCTTCACCTTCATGGATCGTCTATCTCAGGGCGGAGACCCGGTTTCTCTCTGGCAGCGGGTGCTTACCAACCACACCGAAAAAGATTCCATGTTTTTTCTTCTGGCAGCATCACTGACGCGTGAAGCTCGCTCACTCTGGATGATTCTTAACGGAGAAGGTTCCGAAGTTAAGATGCCCGCCTTTATCCGTAATAAGAAGGAAGCACTGGCCCGAAGAATAGGCCCGGCCAGAGTTGCACGGATTTTCGACATTGTTCTTGAAGCCGAGCTGGGAATAAAGTCCGGTAATAGAAAACCCGAACAGGCACTGGAACTTATGGTGGCCTCTTTGACAACATTATTTGCACCGCCAGCCAGAAATATTCGCCGCTAA
- the radC gene encoding RadC family protein translates to MEKKPHYYGHRQRLKEKLLKNPESPADYELLELLLGQVLSRCDTKPIAKELLEEFKSLGGVLNASDERLQKIKGVGPGVLTSFKLLREIWTRIAEEPIFSNEELSSPEAVARAAMARIGNLSIEQFWVALVNTRNKVICWEMISRGTVDKTAVFPREIVAMALKYGASGVILAHNHPGGDPTPSRNDIVRTQEISAACKSLDIRLMDHIVVTKDRYYSFMEAGRI, encoded by the coding sequence ATGGAAAAGAAACCCCATTATTACGGACACAGGCAGCGGCTGAAAGAAAAGCTGCTGAAAAACCCTGAATCCCCGGCAGACTACGAACTGCTGGAACTTTTACTGGGGCAGGTTCTTTCCAGATGCGACACCAAGCCCATAGCCAAGGAGCTGCTTGAAGAGTTCAAATCGCTTGGCGGAGTTTTAAATGCTTCTGACGAACGCCTGCAGAAAATTAAAGGTGTGGGGCCGGGAGTTCTGACAAGTTTTAAACTTCTCAGAGAGATTTGGACCAGAATTGCTGAAGAACCGATATTCAGCAACGAGGAACTGTCTTCCCCTGAAGCTGTCGCCAGAGCCGCTATGGCAAGAATTGGCAATCTTTCCATAGAACAATTCTGGGTTGCTCTGGTCAACACCCGGAATAAGGTGATATGCTGGGAAATGATAAGCCGTGGCACGGTTGACAAAACAGCTGTTTTCCCGAGGGAAATAGTTGCCATGGCTCTCAAATACGGAGCCAGCGGAGTCATCCTCGCCCATAACCATCCCGGCGGCGACCCGACTCCTTCGCGCAATGACATCGTGAGGACGCAGGAAATTTCAGCAGCCTGCAAGAGTCTGGATATCAGGCTGATGGATCATATCGTCGTCACAAAAGATAGATATTACAGTTTTATGGAAGCAGGCAGAATTTAG
- the lon gene encoding endopeptidase La, which produces MKRKKTPIKPLVLKKKSDEKKSKSSIKNRGNDAGNDQGLNKPPVSPLQVHHDAADLIDEANQNLDGAEKNIPTTIPVLPVRDIVVFNYMILPLFVGREKSVGAVEAAMTASRHILVLTQKDEATENPEHGDLYRTGTVCMIMRMLKMPDGRLKVLVQGLSRARVKNFIASDPFHIAEIQKIEEAPSPQESPELEALIRNSREQSEKILTLRGISSTDIMGVLNNVEEPGRLADLIASNLRMKVHDAQSILECQDPTERLSLVSTQLTQEVEVASMQNKIQTMAKEGMDKAQRDFYLREQLKAIKKELGESGDELDEIEQIRAAIKKAKMPKEVRTEAEKQLRRLETMHPESSEASVIRTYLDWMTELPWKKASRDRLDIKEAQVILNEDHYDLEKVKERILEYLSVRKLNPTMKGPILCFVGPPGVGKTSLGRSIARSLQRKFHRISLGGMRDEAEIRGHRRTYIGSMPGRIIQGIKQCKTRNPVIMLDEIDKLGNDFRGDPSSALLEVLDPEQNNTFTDHYLNVPFDLSKAMFICTANVLDTIPRPLLDRMEVISITGYTEHEKVKIACRYIVPRQAKENGLSEDEFQISDKVLGKVIREYTREAGLRNLERQVGKLCRKMARKKAEGEEGPFKVTVRNLDKLLGPPVFLEDEKETTLPPGVAIGLAWTPVGGEILHIEVSVLPGKGKLILTGKLGDVMKESAQAAVSFARSHADVYGIDPKFHEKQDIHIHVPAGATPKDGPSAGVTLVTALISALSNNPINAETAMTGEISLRGRVLPVGGIKEKILAAVSRGMKRVLIPSQNSKDLEEVPEDLRKKLEIIPIERIEEVWPIAKSPIEEK; this is translated from the coding sequence TTGAAACGAAAAAAAACACCCATTAAGCCGCTGGTGCTTAAAAAGAAAAGCGATGAAAAAAAATCGAAGTCATCCATAAAAAACAGAGGGAATGACGCCGGTAATGATCAGGGACTCAACAAGCCCCCTGTATCACCGCTTCAGGTGCACCACGATGCGGCCGATCTTATTGACGAGGCCAATCAGAACCTTGATGGAGCCGAAAAAAATATACCGACCACTATCCCGGTTCTGCCGGTCAGAGATATTGTTGTCTTCAATTATATGATTCTTCCGCTTTTTGTCGGCAGAGAAAAATCTGTCGGAGCAGTAGAAGCAGCCATGACGGCTAGCAGACATATTCTTGTTCTGACCCAGAAAGATGAAGCAACTGAGAATCCTGAGCACGGTGACCTGTATAGAACGGGCACAGTATGTATGATCATGCGCATGCTGAAAATGCCTGACGGACGGCTCAAAGTACTGGTTCAGGGACTCTCCAGAGCCAGAGTTAAAAACTTTATTGCTTCTGACCCGTTCCATATTGCCGAAATTCAAAAGATAGAAGAGGCTCCCTCTCCGCAGGAAAGCCCCGAGCTTGAAGCCCTTATCCGTAATTCACGTGAACAGAGTGAAAAAATCCTTACTCTCAGAGGAATTTCCTCCACTGATATTATGGGGGTTTTAAACAATGTTGAAGAACCCGGCAGACTCGCAGACCTTATAGCTTCAAACCTGCGTATGAAGGTGCATGATGCCCAGTCTATTCTGGAATGTCAGGACCCGACTGAACGTCTGAGTCTGGTGAGCACGCAGCTGACTCAGGAAGTTGAAGTAGCTTCCATGCAGAATAAGATTCAGACCATGGCTAAAGAAGGCATGGATAAAGCGCAGCGGGATTTCTATCTCCGCGAACAGCTCAAGGCCATCAAAAAAGAGCTGGGAGAATCAGGTGATGAACTTGATGAGATAGAACAGATCAGAGCTGCCATTAAAAAAGCCAAAATGCCCAAAGAAGTGCGCACAGAGGCTGAAAAGCAGCTCCGCAGGCTTGAGACCATGCACCCTGAATCTTCAGAGGCAAGTGTCATCAGGACTTATCTGGACTGGATGACGGAGCTTCCGTGGAAAAAGGCCTCGCGCGACCGTCTTGATATTAAAGAGGCTCAGGTTATTCTTAACGAAGACCACTACGACCTTGAGAAGGTTAAAGAACGTATTCTTGAATACCTCAGCGTACGCAAACTCAATCCTACAATGAAAGGACCTATCCTTTGTTTTGTAGGCCCTCCCGGAGTTGGTAAAACCTCTCTCGGAAGATCTATCGCCCGCAGCCTGCAACGGAAATTCCACAGAATCTCACTTGGCGGCATGCGTGACGAGGCTGAGATACGGGGTCACCGCCGGACTTACATCGGCTCAATGCCCGGTAGAATAATTCAGGGCATCAAGCAGTGCAAAACCCGCAATCCGGTTATCATGCTTGATGAAATAGACAAGCTTGGCAATGATTTCAGGGGAGATCCGTCTTCAGCACTTCTTGAAGTTCTCGACCCTGAACAGAATAATACTTTTACCGACCATTACCTTAACGTTCCCTTTGATCTTTCAAAGGCCATGTTCATTTGTACCGCCAACGTGCTGGACACCATTCCCAGACCTCTGCTCGACAGAATGGAAGTAATAAGCATCACCGGTTACACAGAGCATGAAAAGGTAAAAATCGCCTGCCGTTACATTGTTCCGAGGCAGGCTAAGGAAAACGGCCTTAGCGAAGACGAATTCCAGATAAGTGATAAAGTTCTGGGCAAGGTTATCCGGGAATATACCCGCGAAGCAGGACTCAGAAATCTGGAACGTCAGGTTGGAAAACTCTGCCGTAAAATGGCCCGTAAAAAGGCTGAGGGAGAAGAAGGTCCTTTCAAAGTCACTGTCAGAAATCTGGACAAACTGCTCGGACCTCCGGTCTTCCTTGAAGATGAAAAAGAAACCACACTGCCTCCGGGAGTTGCTATCGGACTCGCATGGACACCTGTAGGAGGAGAAATCCTGCATATCGAAGTCAGCGTACTTCCCGGTAAAGGCAAACTTATTCTGACCGGTAAACTTGGAGATGTAATGAAGGAATCAGCACAGGCTGCGGTATCCTTTGCCCGTTCACATGCTGATGTTTACGGCATTGATCCCAAGTTCCATGAAAAACAGGATATACATATTCACGTTCCGGCTGGAGCAACACCAAAGGACGGACCATCAGCCGGTGTTACACTGGTAACAGCGTTGATTTCCGCCCTGAGCAACAATCCTATTAATGCCGAAACAGCCATGACCGGTGAGATTTCACTGCGTGGCAGGGTGCTGCCGGTAGGTGGAATTAAAGAAAAGATTCTTGCCGCAGTATCACGGGGAATGAAACGAGTGCTTATTCCGTCACAGAACTCAAAGGATCTGGAAGAAGTTCCCGAAGACCTTCGTAAGAAGCTTGAAATCATTCCCATTGAACGCATTGAAGAAGTCTGGCCCATTGCTAAAAGTCCTATTGAGGAAAAATAG
- a CDS encoding FmdB family zinc ribbon protein codes for MPIFEYKCSDCGCEFEELVFSSDECPECPECKSKNTGKLMSACKFKAGGGDSLGEAMPSAPASSGGGCSGCSGGNCSSCG; via the coding sequence ATGCCCATTTTTGAATATAAATGCTCAGACTGCGGCTGTGAGTTTGAAGAACTCGTTTTCAGCAGTGATGAATGTCCTGAATGCCCAGAATGTAAATCAAAAAATACAGGAAAACTCATGTCGGCCTGCAAGTTCAAAGCTGGCGGAGGCGACAGCCTGGGTGAAGCAATGCCGTCTGCACCGGCCTCTTCCGGTGGTGGCTGTTCAGGTTGTTCAGGCGGCAACTGTTCTTCCTGCGGCTAA
- the hemC gene encoding hydroxymethylbilane synthase — MKNITIATRGSKLALWQANHISDLLRKQYPGITVELLKIKTKGDKILDVPLAKVGGKGLFVKEIEEALIDGRADIAVHSMKDVPTELPEGLEVGIIPEREADTDTLLSVKYDGLGDLPEGAVVGTSSLRRQSQLLNLRKDLKIETLRGNLDTRINKLLSGDYDAIIVATAGLNRLGLSAPKREELTPPEFLPAVAQGALGIEYRIADADVREMLAFLHHEKTAYQVQAERGFLTGLDGGCQVPIAAWSKIDGDSVALTGFVADVDGSKPIRLEKTGPVTEAWKIGTDLAKEVLAQGAKEILDRVYKENGQ; from the coding sequence ATGAAAAATATTACAATAGCGACAAGAGGCAGCAAGCTCGCCCTGTGGCAGGCCAATCACATTTCTGATCTTTTAAGAAAACAGTACCCCGGCATCACCGTGGAACTTTTAAAGATCAAAACCAAAGGTGATAAAATACTGGATGTCCCTCTGGCAAAAGTCGGAGGCAAAGGACTGTTCGTAAAAGAGATTGAAGAAGCTCTGATTGACGGTCGCGCCGATATTGCTGTTCACAGTATGAAAGACGTCCCCACAGAACTGCCCGAAGGTCTTGAAGTAGGCATTATCCCGGAAAGGGAAGCTGATACTGATACCCTGCTTTCGGTTAAATACGACGGTCTTGGCGATCTGCCTGAAGGCGCGGTAGTGGGAACAAGCAGTCTGCGCAGGCAATCCCAATTATTGAATCTTAGAAAAGATCTTAAGATTGAAACCCTGCGCGGTAATCTGGATACCCGTATCAACAAACTGCTGAGCGGTGATTATGATGCCATTATCGTTGCTACTGCAGGACTGAACAGGCTGGGTCTTTCGGCTCCTAAACGTGAAGAACTGACTCCGCCTGAATTTCTTCCGGCTGTTGCTCAGGGAGCACTCGGAATTGAATACCGTATTGCTGATGCTGACGTTCGTGAAATGCTGGCCTTCCTGCATCATGAAAAAACAGCTTATCAGGTTCAGGCTGAGCGTGGTTTTCTGACAGGTCTTGACGGAGGTTGTCAGGTTCCCATAGCTGCATGGTCAAAAATTGACGGTGACTCAGTTGCGCTGACAGGTTTTGTAGCCGATGTTGACGGCAGCAAACCCATAAGGCTCGAGAAGACAGGTCCGGTAACAGAGGCCTGGAAAATCGGTACTGATCTGGCTAAAGAAGTTCTGGCGCAGGGAGCAAAAGAAATTCTCGACCGAGTATACAAAGAGAATGGACAATAA
- a CDS encoding helix-hairpin-helix domain-containing protein, whose product MDNKILKEFQTLPGVGKQISIDLWEMGYRSLSELAADDPEKMYQDLTKLSGCHVDRCMLYVFRCIHYVLNTEKPDPELKKWWNWKD is encoded by the coding sequence ATGGACAATAAAATATTAAAAGAGTTCCAGACCCTTCCCGGTGTTGGAAAGCAAATATCCATAGATTTATGGGAAATGGGTTACCGAAGTCTTTCTGAACTAGCTGCTGACGATCCTGAAAAGATGTATCAGGACCTGACAAAACTCAGCGGCTGCCATGTTGATCGGTGCATGCTCTATGTATTCAGATGTATTCATTATGTCCTGAATACCGAAAAGCCGGACCCCGAACTGAAAAAGTGGTGGAACTGGAAAGATTAA